In Streptomyces sp. NBC_00335, a single genomic region encodes these proteins:
- a CDS encoding 3-oxoacyl-ACP reductase family protein, with product MPRTVLVTGGNRGIGLAIAEEFLGRGDRVAVTYRSEPPDGKFLAVRCDVADPEQIDAAFATVEAELGPVEILVSNAGITEDRPMLRMLEEQFSRVIDTNLTGGWRCARRALPKMLRGRWGRIVFVSSVAGLRGNQGQVNYAASKAGMVGMARSLAREVATSGITVNVVAPGLIETDMTAALSGARKSTHLAEIPAGRAGRPEDVADTVAWLAGERAGYVTGAVVPVDGGLGMGH from the coding sequence TTGCCACGCACGGTGCTGGTCACGGGAGGAAACAGGGGAATCGGGCTCGCCATTGCCGAGGAATTCCTCGGACGCGGCGACCGGGTTGCCGTCACCTACCGGAGTGAACCGCCGGACGGTAAATTCCTCGCCGTTCGGTGCGATGTCGCCGACCCGGAACAGATCGACGCCGCATTCGCCACGGTCGAGGCCGAACTGGGGCCGGTGGAGATTCTCGTGTCCAATGCCGGGATAACCGAGGACCGGCCCATGCTGCGGATGCTGGAAGAGCAATTCTCCCGGGTCATCGACACCAATCTCACCGGCGGCTGGCGCTGCGCCCGGCGGGCCCTGCCCAAAATGCTGCGCGGCCGGTGGGGGCGGATCGTCTTCGTGTCCTCCGTCGCCGGACTGCGCGGCAACCAGGGCCAGGTCAACTACGCCGCCAGCAAGGCCGGCATGGTCGGCATGGCACGCTCGCTCGCCCGCGAGGTCGCCACGTCCGGCATCACCGTGAACGTGGTGGCACCCGGCCTGATCGAGACCGACATGACCGCCGCCCTGTCCGGAGCCCGCAAGAGCACGCACCTGGCGGAGATCCCGGCGGGCCGGGCGGGCCGCCCCGAGGACGTGGCCGACACGGTGGCCTGGCTCGCGGGGGAGCGGGCCGGCTACGTCACGGGCGCGGTCGTGCCCGTGGACGGCGGCCTGGGAATGGGGCACTGA
- a CDS encoding SgcJ/EcaC family oxidoreductase: MSSLVCSPTQTAITDVPHRLFAAWNNGDAAGVAAQFTTDGHMIPSNGAYLTSRTAIQSFYQGAFAGPLAGTRMIGKPLTVRCLSNSTAVIDGLGGLLKPGDTYTEPEQVPIGQRIIVSWTAVRVGNAYYMKEFQSTTIQG; this comes from the coding sequence ATGAGCAGTCTGGTGTGTTCGCCGACGCAGACCGCCATCACCGATGTGCCGCACCGGCTTTTCGCCGCCTGGAACAACGGGGACGCGGCCGGAGTCGCCGCCCAGTTCACGACGGACGGGCACATGATTCCGAGCAATGGCGCCTACCTCACCAGCAGGACGGCGATCCAGTCCTTCTACCAGGGCGCCTTCGCGGGCCCCCTCGCGGGCACCCGGATGATCGGCAAGCCGCTCACCGTGCGCTGCCTGTCCAACTCCACGGCCGTGATCGACGGGCTCGGCGGGCTGCTCAAGCCCGGTGACACCTACACCGAGCCGGAGCAGGTGCCGATCGGCCAGCGCATCATCGTCTCCTGGACGGCGGTCCGCGTCGGCAACGCCTACTACATGAAGGAATTCCAGAGCACCACCATTCAGGGCTGA
- the fabI gene encoding enoyl-ACP reductase FabI — protein MTTSLPATSPATSPATSPAPATSPATGGLLAGKRIVITGVITERSIAFAAARIAQEQGARIVLTGYGRMSLVELVSRRLPEKPPVVELDVTDPGHLARLPELVGEHLGGIDGVLHSIAFAPSSCLGGFLTAPWEDVATAVHTSAYSYVSLAKALLPLMGSGGSVVGLTFDATKAWPGYDWMGVAKASLESANRYLAREAGPLGIRSNLVAAGPLRTTAGKAIPGLARTQDDWAAKAPLGWNITETEPTARACAALLSDWFPATTGEIVHVDGGHHAMGA, from the coding sequence ATGACCACCAGCCTTCCCGCGACCTCGCCCGCGACCTCGCCCGCGACCTCGCCCGCGCCCGCGACCTCGCCCGCCACCGGCGGCCTGCTCGCCGGCAAACGGATCGTCATCACCGGTGTGATCACCGAGCGGTCCATCGCGTTCGCCGCCGCCCGGATCGCCCAGGAACAGGGCGCCCGGATCGTCCTCACCGGCTACGGCCGGATGTCCCTGGTCGAACTGGTCTCCCGCCGGCTGCCCGAGAAGCCGCCGGTCGTGGAACTGGACGTGACCGACCCCGGACACCTCGCCCGGCTCCCGGAACTGGTGGGCGAGCACCTCGGCGGGATCGACGGAGTACTGCACTCCATCGCCTTCGCCCCATCGAGCTGTCTCGGCGGTTTCCTCACCGCACCCTGGGAGGACGTGGCCACCGCCGTCCACACGTCCGCCTACTCCTACGTCTCCCTCGCCAAGGCGCTGCTGCCCCTGATGGGCAGCGGCGGCTCGGTGGTCGGCCTCACCTTCGACGCCACGAAGGCCTGGCCGGGGTACGACTGGATGGGCGTGGCCAAGGCCTCCCTGGAGTCCGCCAACCGCTATCTCGCACGGGAGGCAGGCCCGCTGGGCATCAGGTCCAACCTGGTGGCGGCCGGCCCGCTGCGGACCACCGCCGGGAAGGCCATCCCGGGCTTGGCCCGCACCCAGGACGACTGGGCGGCGAAGGCACCCCTGGGCTGGAACATCACCGAGACGGAGCCCACGGCACGGGCCTGCGCCGCGCTGCTCTCCGACTGGTTCCCGGCGACCACGGGCGAGATC
- a CDS encoding molybdopterin-dependent oxidoreductase: MCPLCEATCGLSITLSDEVVTRVKGNRDDVFSKGYLCPKGASLGRFDSDPDRLTAPLVRRPDGGFDEVGWAEAFAAVERGLRGVTEQHGKDAVALYMGNPVIHTLALPLYMLVLRERLGTRNIYSSTTLDTMPKSVACGWMYGDPLAFPLPDIDRTDHLLVLGANPMESNGSLWTVADLPGRLKALRARGGRLVVVDPRRTRTADLADEHVPIRPGTDALLLLGIVHTLFDEGLATDPGPGFAGFDELSVQVKGFAAEDVADACGIPARTIRTLARELAAAPTAAVYGRLGTCTTEFGTLTSWLVDVVNIVTGNFDRPGGVLFGEAPHATRRPAEPFRTGRWHSRVRGLPEANGELPTATLADEIETPGEGRVRALLCIAGNLVLASPQGERLDRALPGLDFMVCVDPYLNETTRHASVILPPPSALESPHYDVVLAGRSVRRNARFSPPVRTLAPGRPSEAEILARLVLIASGKSAAGDPDSVDEALTDLTLRAASGRPGAPLHGREPAALKRELTGDGALERRLDLMLRLGPAGDLFGKRPDGLNLALLKETPNGIDLGPLRPRREEVVMTASGLVELCPPAITGDLPRLDARMRELDGGGFVLISRRQLKSVNSWSHNIASLSGGTNRCALEISTGDADRLGVTAGDLVRVRSRTGEVVVPVEPTDRLREGVLSLPYGWGHGRRGSRLAHAATQPGVSMNALTDGSVVDPLSGTAVFNGVPVRLERLPDEAAGRKAES; encoded by the coding sequence GTGTGCCCGTTGTGCGAGGCGACGTGCGGGCTGAGCATCACCCTGTCGGACGAGGTCGTCACCCGGGTCAAGGGGAACCGGGACGACGTCTTCAGCAAGGGCTACCTCTGCCCGAAGGGCGCCTCCCTGGGCCGGTTCGACAGCGACCCCGACCGGCTGACCGCCCCGCTGGTGCGCCGGCCCGACGGCGGTTTCGACGAGGTGGGCTGGGCCGAGGCCTTCGCCGCCGTCGAGCGCGGGCTGCGGGGGGTGACGGAGCAGCACGGCAAGGACGCCGTGGCCCTCTACATGGGCAACCCGGTCATCCACACGCTGGCCCTGCCGCTCTACATGCTGGTCCTGCGCGAACGGCTCGGCACGCGCAACATCTACTCCTCCACCACCCTCGACACCATGCCCAAGAGCGTGGCCTGCGGCTGGATGTACGGGGACCCGCTCGCCTTCCCGCTGCCGGACATCGACCGCACCGACCACCTGCTGGTCCTGGGCGCCAACCCCATGGAGTCCAACGGCAGCCTGTGGACCGTCGCCGACCTGCCGGGCCGCCTCAAGGCCCTGCGGGCACGCGGCGGGCGCCTCGTCGTCGTCGACCCGCGCCGCACCCGCACCGCGGACCTCGCGGACGAGCACGTCCCGATCCGCCCGGGCACCGACGCCCTGCTGCTGCTCGGCATCGTGCACACGCTGTTCGACGAGGGCCTGGCGACCGACCCCGGTCCCGGCTTCGCCGGCTTCGACGAGCTGTCCGTCCAGGTGAAGGGGTTCGCCGCCGAAGACGTCGCGGACGCCTGCGGGATCCCCGCGCGGACCATCCGTACGCTCGCCCGCGAGCTGGCCGCGGCGCCCACCGCCGCCGTGTACGGGCGACTGGGCACCTGCACCACGGAGTTCGGCACCCTCACCAGCTGGCTGGTGGACGTGGTCAACATCGTCACCGGGAACTTCGACCGCCCCGGCGGAGTGCTCTTCGGGGAGGCCCCGCACGCCACCCGCCGCCCCGCCGAACCGTTCCGCACCGGCCGCTGGCACAGCAGGGTCCGCGGACTGCCGGAAGCCAACGGCGAGCTGCCCACCGCGACCCTCGCGGACGAGATCGAGACGCCGGGCGAGGGGCGGGTACGGGCCCTGCTGTGCATCGCCGGCAACCTGGTCCTCGCCTCCCCGCAGGGCGAACGGCTCGACCGGGCCCTGCCCGGACTGGACTTCATGGTCTGCGTCGACCCCTACCTCAACGAGACCACCCGCCACGCGTCCGTCATCCTGCCGCCGCCGAGCGCCCTGGAATCACCCCACTACGACGTGGTCCTGGCCGGCCGCTCCGTCCGCCGCAACGCCCGCTTCTCCCCGCCCGTACGGACCCTGGCGCCCGGGCGCCCCAGCGAGGCGGAGATCCTCGCCCGGCTGGTCCTCATCGCCTCGGGCAAGAGCGCGGCCGGGGACCCCGACAGCGTGGACGAGGCACTGACCGACCTGACCCTGAGGGCCGCCTCCGGCCGCCCGGGGGCGCCCCTGCACGGGCGCGAACCGGCCGCGCTCAAGCGGGAGCTGACCGGGGACGGCGCACTGGAGCGGCGGCTCGACCTGATGCTCCGGCTCGGACCCGCCGGCGACCTGTTCGGGAAGCGTCCCGACGGCCTGAACCTGGCCCTGCTCAAGGAGACCCCGAACGGCATCGACCTCGGGCCGCTGCGGCCCCGCCGCGAAGAGGTCGTGATGACCGCCTCCGGGCTCGTGGAACTGTGCCCGCCCGCCATCACCGGGGACCTGCCCCGGCTCGACGCGCGGATGCGGGAGCTGGACGGCGGCGGGTTCGTGCTCATCTCCCGCCGCCAGCTGAAATCCGTCAACAGCTGGTCCCACAACATCGCGAGCCTGTCCGGCGGCACCAACCGCTGCGCCCTGGAGATCAGCACGGGGGACGCCGACCGCCTGGGCGTCACCGCCGGAGACCTGGTCCGGGTCCGGAGCCGCACCGGCGAGGTGGTGGTGCCTGTGGAACCCACCGACCGGCTGCGCGAGGGCGTGCTGAGCCTCCCGTACGGCTGGGGGCACGGGCGCCGGGGCAGCCGGCTCGCGCACGCGGCCACCCAGCCGGGCGTGAGCATGAACGCGCTCACCGACGGCTCGGTCGTCGACCCGCTCTCCGGCACGGCCGTCTTCAACGGGGTGCCCGTGCGCCTGGAGAGGCTTCCGGACGAAGCCGCCGGACGGAAAGCGGAAAGCTGA